AGGGAACCAGAGCAAATTAATTCACCTTTAGAAAGAATGGCGATGCGATCGCAAATTTGCTCCACTTCACTGAGAATATGGCTGTTAAAGAAAATCGTTTTACCTGCGGCTTTCAGTGACAAGATAATTTCTCGCATCCGGTAACGTCCCAAAGGATCTAAACCAGACATAGGTTCATCCAAAAATATTAAGTCTGGGTCATTGATGAGCGCCTGAGCCATACCAACACGCTGTAGCATACCCTTAGAATAACGACGCATCTGTTTCTTACGTGCATCGGCTACAGATAAACCCACTAAATCTAGTAATTCGGGAATGCGTTGACGTTGTAAATCGGTAGGAATTTCAAACAAACCAGCCGCCATTTCTAAAAATTCCCAGCCAGTCAGATACTCATACAAATAAGGATTTTCTGGTAAATACCCAATATGTTGCTTAATCTGGCGATCGCCTAATGGTTTACCCAATAGTAATCCCTTACCAGCAGTAGGACGGATAATTCCTAGCAGTAGTTTTAACAGAGTAGTTTTACCCGCACCATTTGGCCCCAATAAACCAAAAGTTTCCCCTTGATAAACCTCTAAAGAACAGCCTTTAAGAGAAACAACTTTTTGATTCATCCAAAACCCGGTGCGGTAAACTTTTCGCAACTCGGAAGTCAAAACTACCTCTTGGGTATCTGTTGTAGTTAGTTGAGGATTGGAAGTATCTGTAAAAGACTGCATTTGGTTTCAATTAACAATAGTGACTGCACAGGATGGTTATAAAGTACCCAAGAAGACAACTGCGATCGCCACAAGTTTGTTAATTGTTGAAAATTATTTAAGCATGGGGAGTAGGGAGTAGGGAGTAGGGAGTAGGAATTTCTCCCTCATCTCCCTCATCTCCCTCACACCTCCTAAAGCACACCCTTAGAACTAGGAATAGTCCCAGCACGGCGGGGGTCGATTTCTATTGCGGTTCTGACGGCTCTGGCGAAGGCTTTGAATGTAGCCTCAATGATGTGATGGGAGTTAATACCATCTAGCTGACGGATGTGTAGCGTCATTTGGCTGTGGTTGACTAATGCTACAAAAAATTCTCTAACTAATTGAGTGTCATAGTTTCCTACACGTTCGGTAGGGATTTGTAAGCCGTAGCTCAGGTGAGGACGACCGGAAAAGTCTAGTGCTACTTGTACTAAAGCTTCGTCTAAGGGTGCTAAAAAATTGCCGAAGCGGACTATACCTTTGCGATCGCCTAGTGCTTTAGCCAAGGCTTGTCCTAAAGTAATACCTACGTCTTCATTTGTGTGGTGATCATCAATTTCCCAGTCTCCCTTAGCTTGAATATCCAAATCAATCAAGCCGTGGGAAGCAATTTGATGCAGCATATGATCTAAAAAGGGAATGCCAGTGACGGCTTGACAAATTCCCGTACCATCCAGATTTATAGTCACCTGTACATCCGTTTCCCCAGTTGTACGGTGAACAGAAGCAATTCGAGGAATTGAGGATAAATTGAGTTGGGGATAATCGCTGATTTGCATAATTAGGGATGAAGGAGTGGGAAGATATAAGGAAGTAGGGGGAGATGAGGGAGTGGGAAGAGAATTATGTACTGTGGACTGTGGACTGTGGACTAATGACTAATGACTAATGACTAATAATCAAATCTTATTACATTCCCATAATTTCATATCCTGCATCCACATACAGGACTTGTCCGGTGATACCACTAGCTAAATCACTTGCTAAGAAAGCCGCAGTGTTGCCTACTTCTGTTTGTGTAACAGTCCGACGTAGAGGAGCTACTTCTTCTACATGGTGAATCATATCTAAAATGCCACCGACGGCACTAGATGCTAAGGTGCGAATAGGACCAGCAGAGATGGCATTAACGCGAATATTTTGGGGGCCGAGTTCAGATGCTAAATAACGGACACTTGCTTCTAAACCTGCTTTGGCAACACCCATAACGTTGTAGTTAGGAACTGCTCTGACACCGCCTAAATATGTCAGGGTGATAATACTACCGCCTTCGGTCATTAAAGGTTTAGCTGCACCGCTTAATTGCACTAAAGAAAAGGTGCTGATATCCAAAGCTGTGGCAAAACCAGCACGGGAAGTTTGGCTAAAATCTCCTGTCAAATCATCTCTGTTAGCAAAAGCCAAACAATGAATCAGAATATCTAACCTGCCCCATTTATCGCGGATAGTATCAAAGGTGGACTGAATTTGTTCATCGTTTTGAACATTACAGGGAACGAATAAGCTGGGATTGAGGGGTTCTACAAGTTCCGCAACTTTTTTCTCCAATTTGCCGCGTTCATCTGGTAGGTAAGTAATACCAAGGTTCGCTCCTGCTGCGTGCAGTTGTTGGGCAATTCCCCAGGCAATGGAGCGATTATTGGCGATACCTGTAACCAAGGCATTTTTTCCGTTCAGATTCAGCATATACAATTTTGATGTGCTTATTTTGATTTATTCATTAGGAGCATACCTGAATCGTTGACCTATTGGTTAGTGGTTATTGGTCATTAGTCCATAGTCCATAGTCATCGGTCAGTTGTTCGTAGCATTACGGAAATGGAAGATGAGGAAGTAGGTGGAGATGAGGTAGATGAGGTAGATGAGGTAGATGAAATAATTCACTCCTGCCTCCTGCCTTTTGACTGTGGACTAATGACTAATGACTAATGACAAACGGAGTCCTTTATCTATGTTTTATACATTGGTTACAAAAATGTTTATTATTAATGGAGTTTTTTAGAATAAAATGTTTGTTAATTCTTAAGATATTTTCAAGATTACTTAATTTTTTCTGTAAGAAACCTGATGGTTAGAGCAAGTAGAAGTATCTATCAAGAATTGATGGCTAAAAATAGCAGAAATTAGGTATCATTATGAACAAATATCCTTAAAGTTGTGTGTTTGAGTATAGGAAAGTACAGAATGGTTAACGGTGCTTTATTCATTTTTCAGGTGTATTCTTAGGTAATTAGTTTTTAGTTTTTTATTATTCCGGTATTGGGTAGGGGAAGGGAGATGATCGTGACACAAGATAAGGCCCTAGCAAATGTTTTTCGTCAGATGGCAACCGGGGCATTTCCGCCGGTTGTAGAAACGTTTGAACGCAATAAAACGATCTTTTTTCCTGGCGATCCTGCCGAACGAGTTTACTTTCTTTTGAAAGGCGCTGTAAAACTTTCCAGGGTGTACGAGGCAGGAGAAGAAATTACAGTCGCACTGCTACGGGAAAATAGCGTTTTTGGAGTCCTGTCTTTGTTGACAGGAAACAAGTCAGATCGGTTTTACCATGCGGTGGCATTTACTCCAGTAGAATTGCTGTCTGCACCCATTGAACAAGTTGAGCAAGCACTTAAGGAAAATCCTGAACTATCAATGTTAATGCTGCGGGGTCTATCTTCGCGGATTCTGCAAACAGAAATGATGATTGAAACTTTGGCTCACCGAGATATGGGTTCAAGGTTAATCAGTTTTCTGTTAATTCTCTGCCGTGATTTTGGTATTCCCTGTGCAGATGGCATCACCATTGACTTGAAGTTATCTCATCAAGCGATCGCAGAAGCAATTGGTTCCACTCGCGTTACTGTTACGAGGCTATTAGGGGATCTCCGCGAGAAAAAAATGATTTCCATCCACAAAAAGAAAATTACTGTGCATAAACCAGTGACTCTCAGCAGACAGTTCACTTAAAATCAGCCCAGTTAACTGTGATCAAGGGTGGGTGGCGCATGTTATATTTTTGTAAATAACGCATATAGTTGGAACAAAGTCGAAAACCTTGGTAATTTCAGCTATTGCCACCCTCCCATCCTCCACAGATAATGATTGAAAGTAGTAGGCTGTATCTGGACGCAATTCGGTAGCAGAAGATGACCACCGGGTACATCCTCATCGCAGCAATTTTAATTCTGGGAGGTGTAATTGCCACTGTTGGCGATCGCATCGGCACAAGAGTTGGCAAAGCACGCCTCTCACTGTTTAATCTACGCCCTAAAAATACGGCTGTACTGGTAACTATTATTACTGGTGGATTAATTTCTGCCACTACCTTAGCTATTCTATTTCTTGCTGATGAAGGGCTACGGAAAGGGGTGTTTGAGTTAGAAGATATTCAAAAAGACCTCAGACAAAAACGAGAACAGCTCAAAGTTGCTGAGGCACAAAAAAGCCAAGTAGAAGCTGAACGCAATAAAGTTAATCAAGAGTTAGAAATCACCAGAAGCGATAAAAGACAGGTAGAAACTCAGCGCGACGAAGCGAAGAAAGAGAAACTAAAAGCACAGCAAGATTTAGCACAAACACAAGCACAATTCCAGCGCACACAAAGCCGGCTAGGTCAAGTTGTCACGCAATATCAAAAAGCGATCGCCGAACTGCAAAACGTTTACAATCAAAGACAAGCACTACAAGCCGCAGTTGAACAACTCAAGACAGAACGGCAAAAGCTATATGCTGAAGCCAAAAAAGCTATAGAACAGCGTGACAAAGAATTAGCTAACCGTAAACAAGCCATAGAAGAACGCGATAGGGAACTAGCTAACCGTCAACAAGCCGTAGAACAGCGCGATCGCAAAATTTCTGATCTGGATAAAATCATTCAAAACCGTAACCTAGAAATTACCCAAAGAGAAGAAGTACTAGCCAAGCGAGAATCTCGCCTGAAAGAATTAGAAAAACAACAGGATTATTTAGAACAAGAAGTAGCTCGACTGGAAAAATATTATCAGTCATACCGCGACTTACGTTTAGGCAAATTAGCCTTAGTTCGTGGTCAAGTTTTGGCTTCTGCTGTGGTGCGTGTTAATCAAGTTACCGCAGCACGTAAGGTAATATCGCAACTGTTGCAAGAAGCAAACCGTAATGCTAGTTTTGGACTAAGCGAACCTGGGGCGAACTCGGCAAATACCGAATTGCTACGCATTACTCCAGATAGAGTTGAACAACTGATTCAGCAAATAGATGATGGTCGAGAATACGTAGTGAGAATATTCTCGGCTGGCAACTATGTCAGAGGAGAAAAGCAGATAGAATTTTTTGCTGATGCGGCTAGAAATGTATTGGTATTTTCAGGAAGCGAAGTTTTGGCTACAACCACAGCCAATCCTAGCAGTATGACATCTTATGAATTAAGACAGAGGTTAGATTTATTAATTTCTGCTTCTCAATTTCGCGCTAGGAATGCAGGAATTGTTGAAAGCGTGCAAATAGATGGTACAGTGCTGCGCTTTGTTGCTTTATTGAGTCAAATAAATCAATCAATAGAAATTAAAGCTGTCGCTGCCGAAGACACATACACAGCCGGGCCTTTAAGAGTGAGGCTAGTAGTAATTCAAGATGGCAAAGTTATTTTGAGTACTTAAAACCAATTTAGCGATTGAATAAAGATATTACAAAAGCGACAGATATATTTATTTTCTATGTGAAATTTTCAATAACTATTTGTATTAATTTATTTTGAATTTATGATGATTGTTAGTGAATTTTCTCCAACACAACCAGTTATCTTAGGCTTTGACCCTGGTAAAGATAAGTGTGGTTTAGCGGTGATGGGATTGGATCGGCAATTATATTATCATCAAGTCATTCCTTCCCCAGAAGCGATCGCCAATATTAATAAACTCAGACAAAAGTTTCCCATTTCTATGCTAGTTATGGGCAACCAAACCACAGCCAAACGCTGGAAACAGCAACTACAGCAAGAGTTAATCGAGGCATTAAATATTGTATTAGTAGACGAGCGCTATAGTACCTTAGAGGCACGCGATCGCTATTGGCAGATGTATCCCCCTAAAGGAATAACAAAGCTACTACCACAAGGAATGCGCCAGCCGCCACGCCCCATAGACGATATCGTCGCTATTCTTTTAATTGAACGATACCTAAATCGCCTTACAGAGTCGGTTAATGGTTAATAGTCATTGGTCATTAGTCATTAG
Above is a genomic segment from Nostoc sp. MS1 containing:
- a CDS encoding pre-16S rRNA-processing nuclease YqgF; translated protein: MIVSEFSPTQPVILGFDPGKDKCGLAVMGLDRQLYYHQVIPSPEAIANINKLRQKFPISMLVMGNQTTAKRWKQQLQQELIEALNIVLVDERYSTLEARDRYWQMYPPKGITKLLPQGMRQPPRPIDDIVAILLIERYLNRLTESVNG
- a CDS encoding ABC transporter ATP-binding protein gives rise to the protein MQSFTDTSNPQLTTTDTQEVVLTSELRKVYRTGFWMNQKVVSLKGCSLEVYQGETFGLLGPNGAGKTTLLKLLLGIIRPTAGKGLLLGKPLGDRQIKQHIGYLPENPYLYEYLTGWEFLEMAAGLFEIPTDLQRQRIPELLDLVGLSVADARKKQMRRYSKGMLQRVGMAQALINDPDLIFLDEPMSGLDPLGRYRMREIILSLKAAGKTIFFNSHILSEVEQICDRIAILSKGELICSGSLDELLGSENTYHMKGQGGDWEVLKKWLPNLTFEPDGSWRGTLHDDYYDFLASVRLMGGRIISMNLSRQSLEEFFITQIQKQDQSFEPTLQELE
- a CDS encoding DUF3084 domain-containing protein, whose product is MTTGYILIAAILILGGVIATVGDRIGTRVGKARLSLFNLRPKNTAVLVTIITGGLISATTLAILFLADEGLRKGVFELEDIQKDLRQKREQLKVAEAQKSQVEAERNKVNQELEITRSDKRQVETQRDEAKKEKLKAQQDLAQTQAQFQRTQSRLGQVVTQYQKAIAELQNVYNQRQALQAAVEQLKTERQKLYAEAKKAIEQRDKELANRKQAIEERDRELANRQQAVEQRDRKISDLDKIIQNRNLEITQREEVLAKRESRLKELEKQQDYLEQEVARLEKYYQSYRDLRLGKLALVRGQVLASAVVRVNQVTAARKVISQLLQEANRNASFGLSEPGANSANTELLRITPDRVEQLIQQIDDGREYVVRIFSAGNYVRGEKQIEFFADAARNVLVFSGSEVLATTTANPSSMTSYELRQRLDLLISASQFRARNAGIVESVQIDGTVLRFVALLSQINQSIEIKAVAAEDTYTAGPLRVRLVVIQDGKVILST
- the ntcA gene encoding global nitrogen regulator NtcA, with the translated sequence MIVTQDKALANVFRQMATGAFPPVVETFERNKTIFFPGDPAERVYFLLKGAVKLSRVYEAGEEITVALLRENSVFGVLSLLTGNKSDRFYHAVAFTPVELLSAPIEQVEQALKENPELSMLMLRGLSSRILQTEMMIETLAHRDMGSRLISFLLILCRDFGIPCADGITIDLKLSHQAIAEAIGSTRVTVTRLLGDLREKKMISIHKKKITVHKPVTLSRQFT
- the hisB gene encoding imidazoleglycerol-phosphate dehydratase HisB, with translation MQISDYPQLNLSSIPRIASVHRTTGETDVQVTINLDGTGICQAVTGIPFLDHMLHQIASHGLIDLDIQAKGDWEIDDHHTNEDVGITLGQALAKALGDRKGIVRFGNFLAPLDEALVQVALDFSGRPHLSYGLQIPTERVGNYDTQLVREFFVALVNHSQMTLHIRQLDGINSHHIIEATFKAFARAVRTAIEIDPRRAGTIPSSKGVL
- the fabI gene encoding enoyl-ACP reductase FabI, which gives rise to MLNLNGKNALVTGIANNRSIAWGIAQQLHAAGANLGITYLPDERGKLEKKVAELVEPLNPSLFVPCNVQNDEQIQSTFDTIRDKWGRLDILIHCLAFANRDDLTGDFSQTSRAGFATALDISTFSLVQLSGAAKPLMTEGGSIITLTYLGGVRAVPNYNVMGVAKAGLEASVRYLASELGPQNIRVNAISAGPIRTLASSAVGGILDMIHHVEEVAPLRRTVTQTEVGNTAAFLASDLASGITGQVLYVDAGYEIMGM